In Magnetospirillum sp. XM-1, a single window of DNA contains:
- the phoU gene encoding phosphate signaling complex protein PhoU, with product MTTIGEPHIVKSYDSELARLDDSLARMGGLAEAQLASALDALERRDSELATRVMEGDAQVDAVEAFVNEQTVRVLALRAPVADDLRTVVAALKIAGEIERIADLAANAAKRSLVLNRLPPVEPMRSLLRLGRLALALVKEVMDAHLGHDAARAVAARDRDQEIDDVYASLFREILTYMMEDPRNITPCSHLMFIAKNFERIGDHATNIAELAHFRILGRAALRERTKKDDSSFVGADPE from the coding sequence ATGACCACCATCGGCGAACCGCATATCGTCAAATCCTACGATTCCGAACTGGCCCGGCTGGACGATTCCCTGGCCCGCATGGGGGGACTGGCCGAGGCGCAGCTGGCCTCGGCGCTGGACGCGCTGGAGCGGCGCGACAGCGAACTGGCCACCCGCGTCATGGAGGGCGACGCCCAGGTGGACGCCGTCGAGGCCTTCGTCAACGAGCAGACCGTGCGCGTGCTGGCCTTGCGCGCCCCCGTCGCCGACGATCTGCGCACCGTGGTGGCGGCCTTGAAGATCGCCGGCGAGATCGAGCGCATCGCCGATCTGGCCGCCAACGCCGCCAAGCGTTCGCTGGTCCTGAACCGTTTGCCGCCGGTGGAGCCCATGCGCTCGCTGCTGCGCTTGGGCCGCCTGGCGCTGGCCCTGGTCAAGGAGGTGATGGACGCCCATCTCGGCCACGACGCCGCCCGCGCCGTGGCGGCGCGCGATCGCGACCAGGAGATCGACGACGTCTACGCCTCGCTGTTCCGCGAGATCCTCACCTACATGATGGAAGATCCGCGCAACATCACGCCGTGCTCGCACCTGATGTTCATCGCCAAGAATTTCGAGCGCATCGGCGACCACGCCACCAACATCGCCGAACTGGCCCATTTCCGTATTCTCGGCCGGGCGGCGCTGCGAGAGCGCACCAAGAAGGACGATTCGTCCTTCGTGGGCGCCGATCCGGAATAA
- the cobO gene encoding cob(I)yrinic acid a,c-diamide adenosyltransferase — protein MTEDTDQRHREKMAKKKASRDKLMAKKTGARGVMIVHTGAGKGKSTAAFGMAIRCVGHGMKVGIIQFIKGAWDTAERRVMEGFGDLVTFRAMGEGFTWETQDRARDMAAAARAWELAAAMLADPEYKMVILDEINVALRYEYLDLETVLAAIRARPEGQHAVLTGRNALPPLIEAADLVTEMTMVKHPFRDGVKAQAGVEF, from the coding sequence ATGACCGAGGACACCGACCAGCGCCACCGCGAGAAAATGGCCAAGAAGAAGGCGTCCCGGGACAAGCTGATGGCCAAGAAGACCGGGGCGCGGGGCGTGATGATCGTCCATACCGGGGCCGGCAAGGGCAAGTCCACCGCCGCCTTCGGCATGGCCATACGCTGCGTCGGCCACGGCATGAAGGTGGGCATCATCCAGTTCATCAAGGGCGCCTGGGACACCGCCGAGCGCCGGGTGATGGAGGGCTTCGGCGACCTGGTCACCTTCCGCGCCATGGGCGAGGGCTTCACCTGGGAGACCCAGGACCGCGCCCGCGACATGGCCGCCGCCGCCCGGGCCTGGGAGTTGGCCGCCGCCATGCTGGCCGATCCCGAATACAAGATGGTCATCCTGGACGAGATCAACGTGGCGCTGCGCTACGAATACCTGGACCTGGAGACGGTGCTGGCCGCCATCCGCGCCCGGCCCGAGGGCCAGCACGCGGTGCTGACGGGCCGCAACGCCCTGCCGCCCTTGATCGAGGCCGCCGATCTGGTCACCGAGATGACCATGGTGAAGCACCCCTTCCGCGACGGCGTCAAGGCCCAGGCGGGAGTTGAATTTTAG
- the pstB gene encoding phosphate ABC transporter ATP-binding protein PstB, with amino-acid sequence MTEQAVQPKMTARALGVHYGGKPALKDVDLDIAEGEVTALIGPSGCGKSTFLRCLNRMNDTIPIARVTGRATLDGEEIYGEAGMDPVLLRARVGMVFQRPNPFPKSIYDNVAFGPRLHGLAAEGDEMDTLVRSSLERAGLWKEVKDVLASQGTGLSGGQQQRLCIARAIAVAPEVILMDEPCSALDPIATARIEELIDELRDAFTIVIVTHSMQQAARVSQKTAFFHLGEIVEVGATEQIFTAPANALTQGYITGRFG; translated from the coding sequence ATGACGGAACAAGCGGTCCAGCCCAAGATGACGGCAAGGGCGCTTGGCGTCCATTACGGCGGCAAGCCTGCGCTCAAGGACGTCGACCTGGATATCGCCGAGGGCGAGGTCACCGCCCTGATCGGTCCGTCGGGCTGCGGCAAGTCCACCTTCCTGCGCTGCCTCAACCGCATGAACGACACCATCCCCATCGCCCGGGTCACGGGCCGGGCCACCTTGGACGGCGAGGAGATCTACGGCGAGGCCGGCATGGATCCGGTGCTGCTGCGCGCCCGGGTCGGCATGGTGTTCCAGCGGCCCAATCCTTTTCCTAAGTCCATCTACGACAACGTGGCCTTCGGCCCGCGCCTGCACGGGCTGGCGGCCGAGGGCGACGAGATGGACACTCTGGTCCGTTCCAGCCTCGAGCGGGCCGGATTGTGGAAAGAGGTCAAGGACGTGCTGGCCAGCCAGGGCACCGGCCTGTCGGGCGGCCAGCAGCAGCGCCTGTGCATCGCGCGGGCCATCGCGGTGGCGCCCGAGGTGATTCTGATGGACGAGCCCTGTTCGGCGCTGGACCCCATCGCCACGGCGCGCATCGAGGAGCTGATCGACGAGCTGCGGGACGCCTTCACCATCGTCATCGTCACCCATTCCATGCAGCAGGCGGCCCGCGTGTCGCAGAAAACCGCCTTCTTCCACCTGGGCGAGATCGTCGAGGTGGGCGCCACCGAACAGATCTTCACGGCGCCCGCCAATGCGCTGACCCAGGGCTATATCACCGGCCGCTTCGGCTGA